TATTAAAAACTGTTAGTCACAGAAAAAATGTCTTTATAATTAAATGAATATTCACCTTCCAAAACAATTTAAAACTTTTAAAAAGAATGAAAAAAAAGTAATGAATCGTGAGATCTATTGCAGATTCGGCAAATACGGCACACCAGTTTGTGGAATCCACGAACCACCACTTAAAAATCTCCCAGGAGCAAATCCAAGAGCCTGAGGACGAGTAATCCTCTGAATACCAGGCCATTTAACACGTTGGGCTTTGTTTGATCCAGGCCCACTGTTCTCATACTCAGCGTAGAAAAGAGTTTTGAGCGCAAAATCACCGCTCCATGCAGACCATCCCGCTGGATCAATAACGTCGCTTATGGTCGTTCTCATCACTATGGTCCTTGCGAACTCTTTCCACGGCCTTCCAAGATATGCTTTGTTTATGTTTTTCACCGGAAGATACGCCGGTTCTCCGATGATGCGGCAGTTGTGGAGCACGATAGCGGTGGGTTCACGCACGTCGGTGCGGCCTTGTGCGGTGACCATGCAGCCTTGGCCTCCCATGGGTTTCCTCACCACGATGTTGCAGTTTTGAAAGATGGCGATTGAGTCGCCGAAGATGAAGTCGACGGTGCCTGAGATGGTGGAGTCACGGTAGAATTGACGGTGGGAATGGACGTAGAGTGTGTCTTGGTAACCATCGATTTGACAGTTGAAGATAACTACACAGTCCGCGGAAACTCTTAGGGCTGCGGCTTGTCCTCCTGGGGGACCGGCGGTGTTCTCAATCCCCATGTTCTTTGCCACGAAGTTATCACCCTCGACAGCTACAGAAAATGGTACGAATGTTAACATTTGACTATCACAAACCACTATGTTACATGTTTGAATACCGAATAGTAACATAATGAGAAACACTATCACAAACCACTAATAAGAGTCGATCATGAGCATAACGAATTGAAACATTGATTTTGCGGGTTTTACGAATTAATATACATATATAGACTATAGGTCCCTAAAATATTTTTAAAACAATTAGTAAGAATTTTTTTCTGGTCCCAAAAATCTCAAGGTAGACCCTGCCATTATGCTACATGTTTTTGGTGGAATCTTTTTACTATGCTTTTTTTTTTGGAAAAATAAGATTTTTTTACTGTTTATGGTTGAAATATATGGGTGGAATTTAGGGTTAAGAATTGGACTCACTGAGAGAGGATGTCAGGTATGTCCTGACCTTGCCGATACCAAAGTTGACACTACCGGTGATCTTAGTTTTGGTGGGTCCATCTCCGATGAAAGTGACGTGATACATCTGTTTTGTAACAACGACTTTCTCCTTGTAGACACCTTGCTTGATGTAGATAACGAATGGCACTTTGTTGTTTATAGGCACAGCTTTCAAGGCCTCGTTTATACTTTTGTACTGACCACTTCCGTCCTTAGCCACCACCACATTAGGTTTCACACCTCCTTGTGGTGCTGCCATGAGCCTTCGAGTGTCTGGTCCTACCCAGCTTGGGAAACCGTCTTCAGCATACAAAAGCTTTCTGGCGTTGTTTCCAAGATCTCCCGTTGCTTCTGTTACCCAAAATGTTAGAGCGTTAGCATTGGTTAGATTTTTCAAAGAGTTTCTGATCAAAAATTAATTATTGTGACAACCCATCCAGTTCACTCGGAATCCGGCTCACAGTCCTGCAGGGCACTGACCCCAACCTCTCCATTATGAGTTCTTTCTGACTCCATAATTATGTTGTTGGTGAGTCTCGAACCTAGGAACTCACCATTTAACAACACTCCTCCAGAATGTGTTGTCACCAATTGACCTGCAGGGGTCGGTGTCCTGCAGGGCTGTGAGCCGGATTCCGAGTGAGCGGGATGGGTTATCACAATTATATTATTGAGAGACTTTACTCACCGATGTTATTTTACATTTTATCTATAATTTTAAATATTAAATTTAATTGCCAAGAAACTGTAACCAATGGGGATGCTCTTATAATTCAAGTGTAAAAGTGATAATATGAAACTACCTGTGATGTTGGACTTTCCAAACATGCTGGACATACTGGTAATCATTGCAAGACTATTACTGGTGAGTTCTTTAGATGGTTTGAAGATGTCTTTCATGTCTTGTGCAAGGATTGACTTAACTTCCTCAAAAGCATCCATGCATGTCTGCTGATACGAAATGGACCCACTGAGCCAGACACGAAGATCATAGACGAATTTCTCAATCTGATCAACTGAAAAGCCAGCAAAGTTATCAAAACACTTCGTCAGATCATCTATAGCGTCATTCATAAGCGTCTCACACAACTCCAGAGACCCTTTGGTCTCATGATCTGCCTTGGCTTTGAGCTCTACAGAGGATTTCTTGACACCATCCTTGATGGCTTGAATGGTGATGTTGAAGCTGAGCTTGATGAGATCAAGAGGCTCGGTGGAGTTAGGAGACGCTTTCATGAAGCTGTTGACACATGTTTCCTTGAAGTCAGTAGGTGCGCACACCGCTTCGACTGCCTTGCTGGTCATTTTAATATTCACGTCGGGCTTTTTCTTACAAGAATGGGCATGTTGGTTCGCTATGACGGCCACGGAGACTACCATGATAACGAGCAAACCCGTGACAACCCCAGCGACGATGCATTTCTTCTTTTTGTTATCTTTACCGAAGCCCATTTTCTCTTCTTTTTATCTAACTTCACAAATTCAAGAAATTAAAGAAGGTAATTTAGTTCTATGTTTTAAAGTTAATATGTTACTGAACCTGTAAAAAATAAAAGAAAAAAAAAACAGAGTAGGAGAGGCTTGTAAGGATGGCTGAAGCCCCTTCTGACTCTGCTTTTCTTTTTCTTTTACGGTTTGTGTATTATGAAAGTTGTTGGATGGACTTTATATAATGGGAATACAAAGTGCTATTATTAGGGTTTCTGTTTTTAGGGATTTGCTTCTAGGACAAGCTAGGGCTCCAGCTCTTGGACCGCTAATATATCAAGGGTTGACCTATTTAATTTCTGTCTTCAGCTCTAATTTGTTATTTGTTATTGATAGGAAGAAAACAATCTAAAATCAAGTTCAAAAACAAGCCACTCATGGAATCAAAGGCCGAGAATAGCTTATTTATTCAAGATAACATGAACATAAAAGCAACAGAGAGTGAAGCATATAGAGTCCAACCATGCATGCTTGCTCAATGCTCACCCGTTGCCAGCTGAATTGTACTCACTGTTAATATTTTTTGAATAGTAATATAGAAATAATTTGAGACGGCACTGGCACTCATCTAGCACAATCAAGTTTTTAACTTTGTCAAGTCTTGCCATGGAAAAGATGATCGGCTTCGACTTGTCTTTCGGTAAACCACTGTAACAACACAAGCAGGTTGAGACATGGAAGAAAAATACAAATCCTTATGTGGTTTGTCTGAGATTTTTTTTTGTTTTATATTTAATAAATCAGAATTGTTGTAAAAGGACTTACACATGGTCATCATTCTGTTGGCTGCAGCTAAACAGGAGTTCGTCAGTTGACTCATGAAGGGCAGTGCGTCTTCTTTCCTTGTCGGAGTATGGAAAGTATTTCCACCTCTCTAGCTCAGCTTCACACTCATCTGAACTTTTGCTTGTCGCAATGGTTCATGATCAGCAAAAGATAGTTTTTGTAGTTGCTTATGCTATTTAAGTAATAATAATTATTTTACCATGAGATTACTCAGTTTATGATTACATTTTCCATGCAAAAAACAGACTGAATATGTTCATCAATTACTAATCATTGATTCTATAACTAATCGTTTCAAATGTTGAGTTTGAACCAAATCCGGAGATCCCAATTCTGTATTAGAATTTGGGGTGTACTCGAGTAATATATGTTTAGCTATGCATCCCTGTTCCATGTACAATATCATGTTTTCAGTAACAGATCTATCAAAAAGAAGCAAAACTGAACAATCTGGCCTAAAAGAAAAGAACATAAAGCAGAATAACACTATCATATCATATGAATAAAAAGTTTCATTAATGGAAACTCAAACAAAATACAAATCATTTTCTCTTTGACTACATTCTCAAGCCTTGAATCAGCACCACATACAATGTTTCCATTTCATAGTTAGCGTTCAAAAATGTGTGCAAACCTTTGCTTAAAAATCCCTCAATTCAGTTTAGCCACTGCTTCAAGAGCCGGACAGGTATTCTCAAACATATCAAAAGCCTTTAGCTCAACCATTTGGAATACATACACAAAAAAATTATAAAAAACACTAAATGTAGTTTAGGTTTTACAAAATTATACAAAATCATCTTTTGTGCTGACTGTTGAGTCTGAAGATGAGTTTTTAACCCAAATAGCGATGATTTCTAGAATAATTAATAATAATAATAATAGATAGAAAAATTAAACATTTGAGCAAACAAACATAAAAATTAGAGCAAATAGATAATTTACCTCAAAGTTAGACATGTTCAATCATTAAGCACTTTAAAAAGAGCAAATCCACTTGGTGTATCTACTAGTACTTTTGCAAATCAATCTTGATTTATGAAGACATGATTATTCTCCTTGTTAAAAAAACCGGAGGAATGAGATCAGGAACAAGAAATCGATGTTTTTAAATTTGACTAACATTAAAACTACTTAAACATAAAGAATCTTATTGATTTCACTTTTCAAACAATTGCTTGTATAATCGCAAACAAGTTTTCGGCTAAAATTTTGTGCATTCTTAAACATCATTTGAGAAAATTTTAATCTATAAAAAGATGAAGGAATCCATCTGAAAAACAGCCATTGAACGTTAAAATGATTAGAATCTTAAGTTTTCTCTTAAATGTCTGTTTTAGTTTATGGATTCAATGTAGATAATAATTAAAAAAAAAATCGATGAAACTTTTTTTATTAGTGTAAATGATATATTTTCTTTTATATGGAGGTATGAAGTCATATGAGAAGTCCAAAATACAACCTAAATCATAACATAAAAACTTTCAGATCAGAAACACAAGTAAAATGCTAAAAATCTAGTCAAATCAATCGGATGTATCTATTAATCACTTGAAGTGAGCCATGTGGCTTCAAATTACCAGAGATCCAATCATATACTAAAATAAACAACTCTGGAAAACAACTGTTAACATATTCAAAGACTTTTTAGTCAAAAAAATATTGAAAACTTGAGTTTTCATTGTTTCCTAAGTATTGAAAAAAAAAAGTTTTCATTGTTTCCTAAGTAATGGGACGCTTATAAATATTTGGCTATTTGGTACATATGTTAATTTCAAATTTGGATGGATTTGATTTCTAATAAACCTTTAGATTTTTTAAGATGAACAATAAGAGTTATTATATTTTTTATCAAACAAAAACTATCTCCTTAAACTATAAGATTTGTATATTTATATTTTTAGTTAAAATTTTATCAAACACTTTGATATTTGTATACCTTTGCAGCGTATACATTAGGATCAGATGGTGGAAGTGACGCACTAAGTGCCAATAATAAAATTATTCTTGAATATATGATGATTAAAAATTGTGCCCAAAATTAAATAATTATTTTAACATATTTTTTTATTTTTAAACTATTAAAATAAATTAAATAATCATA
This genomic interval from Brassica oleracea var. oleracea cultivar TO1000 chromosome C2, BOL, whole genome shotgun sequence contains the following:
- the LOC106325534 gene encoding probable pectinesterase/pectinesterase inhibitor 58 codes for the protein MGFGKDNKKKKCIVAGVVTGLLVIMVVSVAVIANQHAHSCKKKPDVNIKMTSKAVEAVCAPTDFKETCVNSFMKASPNSTEPLDLIKLSFNITIQAIKDGVKKSSVELKAKADHETKGSLELCETLMNDAIDDLTKCFDNFAGFSVDQIEKFVYDLRVWLSGSISYQQTCMDAFEEVKSILAQDMKDIFKPSKELTSNSLAMITSMSSMFGKSNITEATGDLGNNARKLLYAEDGFPSWVGPDTRRLMAAPQGGVKPNVVVAKDGSGQYKSINEALKAVPINNKVPFVIYIKQGVYKEKVVVTKQMYHVTFIGDGPTKTKITGSVNFGIGKVRTYLTSSLTVEGDNFVAKNMGIENTAGPPGGQAAALRVSADCVVIFNCQIDGYQDTLYVHSHRQFYRDSTISGTVDFIFGDSIAIFQNCNIVVRKPMGGQGCMVTAQGRTDVREPTAIVLHNCRIIGEPAYLPVKNINKAYLGRPWKEFARTIVMRTTISDVIDPAGWSAWSGDFALKTLFYAEYENSGPGSNKAQRVKWPGIQRITRPQALGFAPGRFLSGGSWIPQTGVPYLPNLQ